In a single window of the Rattus norvegicus strain BN/NHsdMcwi chromosome 6, GRCr8, whole genome shotgun sequence genome:
- the Socs5 gene encoding suppressor of cytokine signaling 5 isoform X1 yields MDKVGKMWNNFKYRCQNLFSHEGGSRSENVDMNANRCLSVKEKSVSLGEAAPRQQSSPLRENIALQLGLSPSKTFSRRNQNCAAEIPQVVEISIEKDSDSSATPGTRLARRDSYSRHAPWGGKKKHSCSTKTQSSLDTEKKFGRTRSGLQRRERRYGVSSMHDMDSVSSRAVGSRSLRQRLQDTVGLCFPMRTYSKQSKPLFSNKRKIHLSELMLEKCPFPAGSDLAQKWHLIKQHTAPVSPHSTFFDTFDPSLVSTEDEEDRLRERRRLSIEEGVDPPPNAQIHTFEATAQVNPLYKLGPKLAPGMTEISGDGSAIPQTNCDSEEDSTTLCLQSRRQKQRQVSGDSHSHISRQGAWKVHTQIDYIHCLVPDLLQITGNPCYWGVMDRYEAEALLEGKPEGTFLLRDSAQEDYLFSVSFRRYNRSLHARIEQWNHNFSFDAHDPCVFHSSTVTGLLEHYKDPSSCMFFEPLLTISLNRTFPFSLQYICRAVICRCTTYDGIDGLPLPSMLQDFLKEYHYKQKVRVRWLEREPVKAK; encoded by the coding sequence ATGGATAAAGTGGGGAAAATGTGGAACAACTTCAAATACAGGTGCCAGAATCTCTTCAGCCATGAAGGAGGAAGCCGAAGTGAGAATGTGGACATGAACGCCAACAGATGTCTGTCTGTCAAAGAGAAAAGCGTCAGTCTGGGCGAGGCAGCTCCTCGGCAGCAGAGCAGTCCGTTAAGAGAAAATATTGCCTTACAGCTGGGACTGAGCCCTTCAAAGACCTTTTCAAGACGGAACCAAAACTGTGCCGCAGAGATTCCTCAGGTTGTTGAAATAAGCATTGAGAAGGACAGCGACTCGAGCGCTACCCCAGGAACGAGGCTTGCGCGAAGAGACTCCTATTCCCGACACGCCCCGTGGGGAGGCAAGAAGAAGCATTCCTGTTCCACAAAGACCCAGAGTTCACTGGATACTGAGAAAAAGTTCGGTAGAACTCGCAGCGGCCTTCAGAGGCGGGAGCGGCGCTATGGAGTCAGCTCCATGCACGACATGGACAGTGTATCCAGCCGCGCGGTCGGGAGCCGCTCTCTGAGGCAGAGGCTCCAGGACACTGTTGGTTTGTGCTTCCCCATGAGAACTTACAGCAAGCAGTCAAAGCCTCTCttttccaataaaagaaaaatacatcttTCTGAATTAATGCTGGAGAAATGCCCTTTTCCTGCTGGCTCAGATTTAGCACAAAAGTGGCATTTGATTAAACAGCATACCGCTCCCGTGAGCCCACATTCAACATTTTTTGATACATTTGATCCATCACTGGTGTCTACAGAGGATGAAGAAGATAGACTTCGTGAGAGAAGACGGCTTAGTATCGAAGAAGGCGTGGATCCCCCTCCCAACGCACAAATCCACACCTTTGAAGCTACTGCACAGGTCAATCCATTGTATAAACTGGGACCAAAGTTAGCCCCTGGGATGACGGAAATAAGCGGAGATGGTTCTGCAATTCCACAGACGAATTGTGACTCAGAAGAGGATTCAACCACCCTGTGTCTGCAGTCACGGAGGCAGAAGCAGCGCCAGGTGTCCGGGGACAGCCACTCACACATTAGCAGACAGGGAGCTTGGAAAGTTCATACGCAGATCGATTACATACACTGCCTTGTACCAGATTTGCTTCAGATCACAGGGAATCCCTGTTACTGGGGCGTGATGGACCGCTACGAAGCAGAAGCCCTCCTAGAAGGGAAACCGGAAGGCACGTTTTTGCTCAGGGACTCTGCGCAGGAGGACTACCTCTTCTCTGTGAGCTTCCGCCGCTACAACAGGTCCCTGCACGCCCGGATCGAGCAGTGGAACCACAACTTCAGCTTCGATGCCCACGACCCTTGCGTGTTTCACTCCTCCACTGTCACGGGACTCCTCGAACATTATAAAGACCCTAGCTCTTGCATGTTCTTTGAACCGTTGCTTACGATATCGCTGAATAGGACTTTCCCTTTCAGCCTGCAGTACATCTGCCGCGCAGTGATCTGCAGGTGCACTACATACGACGGGATTGATGGGCTCCCTCTACCGTCCATGTTACAGGATTTTTTAAAAGAGTATCATTATAAGCAAAAAGTTAGGGTTCGCTGGTTAGAACGAGAGCCAGTCAAGGCAAAGTAA